Below is a genomic region from Gemmobacter sp. 24YEA27.
ATGCCCCCGGTGCCCCCCGCGCCATAAAGCGAGGAGGCGCCGCCGATCACCTCGATCCGCTCGACCGAGGCGAGGTCGATCAGCGACAGCGTCCGCGAGCTGTCGCGCAAGGGCGTGTTGCGTGGCACGCCATCCACCATCACCAGAAGGCTGCGGCCCCGGAACGTCTCGGACGCGCCCGAAAGCGTCTGATTGCCAAAGCTGAAGCCCGGCACCAGCCGCGCCAGCAGGCTGGTCGCATCGCCGCCCTGTTCGATCTGGGTGGTGATCTCGGCTTCGCCGATCACCTGGACTGCGCCGGGGATCGCGGAAACCGGGCGCTCGCTGCGATTGGCGGTGACGACGATGGTGCCGAGAAAGACCGGCTCTTCCTCTTGCGCATGGGCGGGCGGGGCGATTGCGATCAGGCAGGTGGTCAGCAAAAGCCCGGCAAGGCCGGTCCGCTGGCGGCAGCGGGCAAGGTGTCGGGGCGAACTTGTGGTCGGCATGGCGGCAAATCCCTTCAGGAGGCAGGGGAAGATCGGGGGTATGCGATCAGGGTTAGACATTGCTGACGAAAATAGTAAGTTTAGCCTGTCCCGCCTCAGGATTTGTCTGGACCCATGTTCCATCCATCTGGATTTTCACGACAGAGCGCTGCGCCACCCGGGTCTTCACCTGGGGCGGGCGAGGCCATGAACGCGTCCGGGGCAGGGGGCCAGCTATGGGCGGCCGACCGGCTGACGCGGCGAGATTTCGCGCGGCCGCGCTTTCGGACGGCGCTGCGGGTGGCAGCCGGGCTCTGGGGCAGGCTGATCGAGGCCAGGGCGGTGGTGCCCCAGGCGGCCACGGAGGATGGGCATTTCCAGGCCATCGAGATCGGTGATGTGCTGTTGTCGACGCTGGATCTGGGCGGCGGCGAGCAGAGCTGGCATTTCACCCCGACCCCGGGATCTGCCGGGCGGGTGCTGCTGCTGTTGCGCCTGATCCGGGGCGGCTGGCTGCAGGAAGGCGACGGGCCACGGGTATGGCTCCCGGCGGGGCAGATCGCGCTTCTGACCCCCGCAGGCCCGTTTGATCTCGGGCTGCCGGATGGCGGGCGCTGTGATCTGGGGTTGATCGAAAGCGATGCGGCCCTCGGCCCCGGGGTGCGGGTGCTGGCCGGCACCATGCCCTCGGTCAATCATCTGGCCTTTGTCGCGGGGTACCTTCTGCGCTGCGCGCCCCATCCCGAAGGCCGCAGCCAGGAGCTGAAACAGATGCTGTTTCGCGCGCTGGATCATGTGCTCAGCGATCTGGGGGGCAAGAACAATGGCAGCGCCGAAACCCCGTTCGAGAGGTTCAAATTCCTGATCGGCGCCAATCTGGGCCGGGCGGATCTGTCGCTGGAAGAGGTGGCGGCGGCGATGGAGTTCAGCCCGCGCCAGCTCCAGCGCTTTTTGCAAAGTCATGGAACCAGCTTCCGCGCCCATCTTCTGCTGCGGCGCCTGCACCATGCGCATGATCTGATCGAGGCGGCGGGCCAGGCAAAGCTGCGGATCGCCGACCTCGCCTGGCGCTGTGGTTTTCGCGATCCGAATTACTTTTCACGGGCCTATGCGAAACACTGGAAAGTGCCGCCCAGCCGGGATTAGTCGTCTCAGACCGCCAGCAGCTCGACCGCGACCCCCTGGCCGACGCCGATGCAAAGCGTGGCAAGCGCCGAGGCACCGCCCGTTTCTGCAAGCCGTCTTGCCGCGTTTGCGACGATGCGGGCGCCCGACATGCCAAGCGGATGGCCCATGCTGATGCCGCCGCCTTTGGCGTTGACGCGCGGGTCAGCATCGCTGAGCCCCCAGGCACGGGTACAGGCCAGAACCTGGGCAGCAAAGGCCTCGTTCAGCTCGATCACATCCTGATCGGCGGGCGGTTTTGCACCGCGCGCGACCAGACGCTCCACCGCCGCAATCGGGCCGATTCCCATGATCCGGGGCGCAACCCCGGCCGAGGCGGCGCGCCCGATCCGTGCCAGAGGCGTCAGGCCAAGCGCCTTTACGCCTTTGGCCGAGGCCAGCAGCACCGCAGCGGCGCCGTCGTTCACCCCCGCCGCATTGCCTGCGGTCACCGTGCCGCCGTCGCGAAATGGTGCCTGCAGGGCGGCGAGCTTTTCAATCGAGGTCGCGCGCGGGTGTTCATCCGCGCTGACCACGGTGTCACTTTTGCGGCCCCGGATCGTGACCGGAAGGATATCCGCCGCATGCCAGGCTGCGTCATAGCGGGTCTGCGACGACAAAGCGTAAATGTCCTGATCCTCGCGCGAGATGCCGTAGTCTTCCGCGACATTCTCGGCGGTCTCGGGCATCGACTCTATCCCGAACGCCTCTGCGATCCGCTTGTTGACGAAGCGCCAGCCGATGGTCGTGTCATAAATCTCGGCCTGGCGGGCAAAGGCCGCATCCGCCTTGGGCATCACGAAAGGCGCCCGGCTCATCGATTCCACGCCGCCCGCGATGATCACATCGGCCCCGTCCCGGATCGCCCGTGCTCCCGCAATCACCGCATCCATCCCCGAGGCACAAAGCCGGTTCACCGTCAGCCCCGGAACCGAAACATCGAGGCCCGACAACAGAACCGCCATCCGCGCGACATTGCGATTGTCCTCGCCCGCCTGGTTGGCGCAGCCAAAGATCACCTCATCCGGCGCCAGCCCCGGATACAGCGCCAGCAGACCGTCGATCACCTGTGCCGCCATATCATCGGGCCGCACCGGGGCCAGCGCGCCGCCATAGCGCCCGATCGGCGTGCGGCGCATCGCGCAGAGAAAGACGTCATTCATCGGGGGGCTCCGGTTTCACAGAAAGAGTGGCCGTTCAGGATTTCGCAGGCTGGCGCAGCTGGAAGCGCTGGATCTTGCCGGTCTGGGTCTTGGGCAGCGCCCCGGTAAAGACCACGCGGCGCGGGTATTTATAGGGGGCGATCACCTTTTTCACATGGTCCTGCAGCGCCCTGATCATCAGTGCATCACCCTCATGCCCCGGAGCGAGGATCACATGTGCCTCGACAATCTGGCCACGATCCGCGTCAGGAGCGCCGATCACCGCGCATTCCTGCACCGCCGGATGCGAGAGCAGCGCCGCCTCGACCTCGGGCCCGGCGATATTGTAGCCCGCCGAGAGGATGATGTCGTCGGTCCGGGCGGCAAAGTGGAAATAGCCCTCTTCATCCTGCCAGAACGTGTCGCCGGTCAGGTTCCAGCCATCCCGGACATAGACCTCCTGGCGCGGGTCATCCATGTAACGGCAGCCTGTCGGGCCGCGCACGGCAAGACGCCCGGTCTGGCCGCGCGGCTTTTCGGTCATGTCTTCGTCGACAATTTTCGCCTCATAGCCGGTGACGGGCTTGCCGGTGCAGCCGGGGCGGTGATCGTCAAAGCGGTTGGTGATGAAGATATGCAGCATCTCGGTCGCGCCAATGCCATCAAGCATCGGCTTGCCGGTTTTGGCCTGCCATTCCTCATAGACCGGCGCGGGCAGGGTTTCGCCCGCCGAGACCGCCGCGCGCAGCGAGGACAGATCCGCCCCCTGATCCATCGCGGCCAGCATCACGCGGTAAGCGGTCGGCGCGGTAAAGCAGACGGTGGCGCGATGTTCTTCGATCATGCCGATCATATTGGGCGGGCTGGCCTGTTCCAACAGCGCCGCCGTCGCGCCAAAGCGCAGCGGAAAGACCGCGAGGCCCCCCAGCCCGAAGGTAAAGGCCAAAGGCGGGCTGCCGATGAAGATATCATCGGGCGTCACATTGAGGATCTCTTTCGCATAGCCATCCGCGATGATCAGCAGATCGCGGTGGAAATGCATCGTCGCCTTCGCATCGCCGGTCGTGCCCGAGGTAAAGCCCAAAAGCGCCACATCATCGCGCCCGGTCTTGACCGCGTCAAATCGCACCGGCTTTTTCAGCGCGATACGGTCCAGTTCGGCATCATGGTTGGCGGTGCCGTCAAAGCCGATCACGGTGGTCAGAAACGCGCTGTCATTCTTGCAATGGATCAGGTCTTCCATCAGCCGCGTGTCGCAAAGCGCATGGCTGATCTCGGCCTTGTCGATCACCTTTGCCAGCTCGCCCGAGCGCAGCATTGGCATGGTATTGACCACCACCGCGCCCGCCTTGGTCGCCGCAAGCCAGCAGGCCACCATTGCGGGGTTATTGGCCGACCGGATCAGCACCCGGTTGCCGGGCTTCAGGCCGTAA
It encodes:
- a CDS encoding AraC family transcriptional regulator, with amino-acid sequence MNASGAGGQLWAADRLTRRDFARPRFRTALRVAAGLWGRLIEARAVVPQAATEDGHFQAIEIGDVLLSTLDLGGGEQSWHFTPTPGSAGRVLLLLRLIRGGWLQEGDGPRVWLPAGQIALLTPAGPFDLGLPDGGRCDLGLIESDAALGPGVRVLAGTMPSVNHLAFVAGYLLRCAPHPEGRSQELKQMLFRALDHVLSDLGGKNNGSAETPFERFKFLIGANLGRADLSLEEVAAAMEFSPRQLQRFLQSHGTSFRAHLLLRRLHHAHDLIEAAGQAKLRIADLAWRCGFRDPNYFSRAYAKHWKVPPSRD
- a CDS encoding acetyl-CoA C-acyltransferase; its protein translation is MNDVFLCAMRRTPIGRYGGALAPVRPDDMAAQVIDGLLALYPGLAPDEVIFGCANQAGEDNRNVARMAVLLSGLDVSVPGLTVNRLCASGMDAVIAGARAIRDGADVIIAGGVESMSRAPFVMPKADAAFARQAEIYDTTIGWRFVNKRIAEAFGIESMPETAENVAEDYGISREDQDIYALSSQTRYDAAWHAADILPVTIRGRKSDTVVSADEHPRATSIEKLAALQAPFRDGGTVTAGNAAGVNDGAAAVLLASAKGVKALGLTPLARIGRAASAGVAPRIMGIGPIAAVERLVARGAKPPADQDVIELNEAFAAQVLACTRAWGLSDADPRVNAKGGGISMGHPLGMSGARIVANAARRLAETGGASALATLCIGVGQGVAVELLAV
- a CDS encoding AMP-binding protein, with the protein product MMGPTGHLDTFTRDRLPATETWPGLDLTGFDYPEWLNVGVELTNRMVEKGFGDHIALIGNGRSRTYKELTDWTNRIAHALVEDYGLKPGNRVLIRSANNPAMVACWLAATKAGAVVVNTMPMLRSGELAKVIDKAEISHALCDTRLMEDLIHCKNDSAFLTTVIGFDGTANHDAELDRIALKKPVRFDAVKTGRDDVALLGFTSGTTGDAKATMHFHRDLLIIADGYAKEILNVTPDDIFIGSPPLAFTFGLGGLAVFPLRFGATAALLEQASPPNMIGMIEEHRATVCFTAPTAYRVMLAAMDQGADLSSLRAAVSAGETLPAPVYEEWQAKTGKPMLDGIGATEMLHIFITNRFDDHRPGCTGKPVTGYEAKIVDEDMTEKPRGQTGRLAVRGPTGCRYMDDPRQEVYVRDGWNLTGDTFWQDEEGYFHFAARTDDIILSAGYNIAGPEVEAALLSHPAVQECAVIGAPDADRGQIVEAHVILAPGHEGDALMIRALQDHVKKVIAPYKYPRRVVFTGALPKTQTGKIQRFQLRQPAKS